GGATTTGAAAGAAGAACTCACCGACCGTTACGGCAAGCCTCCGGTCGAATTCGAAACCCTCTTCGACGTGGCTCGCTTGAAGTTCAAGGCGCGCAAGCTCGGCGTTTCGGAGATTCTGGCGCAATCCAACCGCGTGCGTATCGGACGCATTGACCCGCCCGAATCCATTCAGATGCGCATGACGAGAATCTACAAGGGCACCCAATACCGCCCGGTCACTCACCAGCTCATCGTCCCCACCCCGTTCACCGGCTCCCTGGGCCAAGGTCCCATGAGTTCCGATCAAGTAGTTCTTTGGACCAATCAGCTCCTCGATGACTTGGCATGGAGGCCACAACGATGAAAAACCAACACACGGCAACACTTGCCGGCTACGAAATTCCTCGACTCGGCATGGGCACGATGGCGCTCGCCATCGAGGGGCGGCCGACCAATCGTAATCAGGCGATCGAGACCATCCATGCCGCGCTGGATGCCGGGGTCCGTTACCTTGACACGGCGTGGTCCTATTACCTGCCCAGCAAGCCAGGAACCGGCGAGCCGGAGGACATGGGATATGGCGAATACTTGGTTCGTGACGCGTTGAACTCGTGGCACGGCCCGAAGGATGAGGTGCTCGTGGCCACCAAAACCGGCTGGTTGCGCACACTCGACAACCATGGAAACTATAGCTGGCAGGCCGATGCCCGCCCTGAAACCATGATTGCCAACGCCAAGGAATCCGCACGGCGCCTCGGTGTAGAAACGCTTGATCTGCTGTACTCGCATTGCAACGATCCGCAGGTGCCCTACGAGGACCAGATGGGTGCGCTCAAGCAGCTCGTGGATGAGGGCGTGGTCAGAGCGGTCGGCATCTCGCGCATCGACAACAAGGACATCGAAATTGCCCATACCATTCTGGGAGACAGGCTGGTCGCCGTCCAAAACCAGTTCTCGCCGGTCCACCGCGATCCCGACCACACGATGGAAATCTGCGAACAGCTTGGACTGGCTTTCGTCTGCTGGTCGCCGCTTGGTGGCTTCCTCGATCCCTTCAATGAGCATCTGTTCGACCGATTCAAGGAAGTCGCCGACAATCACGGCTGCTCCTACCAGCGTGTCACACTTGCTTGGGAGCTTGCACAATATGGCAATCTGTTTACGATTCCCTCCGCTAGAAACCCACAGGAGATTCAGGACTCGTTCAAAGCGGTCACTCTTGAATTGTCCGATAGCGAAATCGACTATCTCAATGATGTAATCAGCGCCTAAGCGTTTTCCTCCAAAGTTGACTGCAATCACGCGGCACACCGACATTGTGAGCGCTCACATCAAATTTTGGGCGTGTTGTTCACAACGTCCACAAATCGCACTACTCTTATGAATGTCATTCAAGATACACAACCGTTTTAAGGAGTAGTTGTGGCAGCAATTGAAAGCGTGTACGCACGTCAGATTCTGGATTCCCGTGGCAACCCGACCGTTGAGGTCTACCTGGAGACCGAAGACGGTGCTCAGGGTAAGGGTCTGGTTCCCTCCGGTGCTTCCACCGGTGAGGCCGAGGCTTGGGAGCGTCGCGATGGCGACAAGTCTGTCTACGGCGGCAAGGGTGTTCTCAACGCGGTCAAGGCCGTGAACGAGGTCATCGCTCCGAAGATCATCGGCATGGATGCCGCTGATCAGCGCGCCCTCGACGACCTGATGATCGAGCTCGACGGCACCCCGAACAAGGGCAAGCTGGGCGCCAACGCCATCCTCGGCGTTTCCCTGGCCGCTCTGTACGCCTCCGCTGAGTCCGCAGGCCTGCCGCTGTACCGCTACATCGGCGGCACCAACGGCCACATCCTGCCGGTCCCGAACATGAACATCATGAACGGTGGCGCTCACGCTGACTTCGCCACCGACATTCAGGAGTACATGATTTCCCCGTACGGCTTCGACACCTACTCCGAGGCTCTGCGCGCTGGCGTTGAGGTCTACCACACCCTGAAGAACGTCCTGAAGAAGGAAGGCCTGAACACCGGCCTCGGCGACGAGGGCGGCTTCGCCCCGAAGATGAAGTCCAACGAGGACTCCCTCAAGTACATCATGGACGCCATCTCCGCTGCCGGCTACGAGCCCGGCAAGCAGATCGGCATCTGCCTGGATGTCGCCTCCTCCGAGTTCTACAACAAGGAGACCGGCAAGTACCGCTTCGACGGTGAAGAGCGCGACTCCGCCTACATGCTCGACTACTACGAGAACCTCATCAACGAGTACCCGATCGTCTCCATCGAGGACCCGTTCAACGAGGAAGGCTGGGAAGACTGGGCTGCCATTACCGCTCGCCTCGGCGATCGTCTGCAGTTCGTTGGCGACGACCTGCTGGTCACCAACCCGGCTCGTCTGCAGAAGGCCATCGACCTCGGCGCCGCCAACTCCCTGCTGGTCAAGCTGAACCAGATCGGTTCCGTCACCGAGACCCTCGACGCCATCGAGCTGGCCACCGCCAACGGCTACACCTCCATGGTTTCCCACCGCTCCGGTGAGACCCCGGACACCACCATCTCCGACCTGGCTGTCGCTAAGAACACCCGCCAGATCAAGACCGGTGCCCCGGCCCGTGGCGAGCGCGTTGCCAAGTACAACCGCCTGCTCGAGATCGAGGAGGAGCTCGGCTCCACCGCTCAGTACGCCGGCTACAGCGCTTTCAAGGCCTGCAAGAAGTACCTGGCCAAGTGAATTGAAACGCCCGTAAAGGCGTGATATTCAGCTAAAGCTTACTACCCGTCGCATTCGTCAAGTCGAATGCGGCGGGTATTTTCGTGTGTCATGAGCAAGTCGTTCCGCACCGGCAAGTCCGGTAAATCTGGCAAAGTCGGTAAACCCGGCAAAGCAACGGCCAGAAAGAAAAACAGTGCGGGACCAATCGCATTTTTCGTATCCCTGTTTATCGTGGCTCTTGGCACCATTCAATTGGTTTCCACGTTTCACACCTATGCGCTGAACCTTGCCGAACTCAATGGCCTCAAACGAGAGGAAGCCTCGTTGGTGGCCCAAAAACAGGAATTGGAAAACGACATCAAACGTTGGGATGACAAAGCCTACGTCACCGCCCAAGCTCGTGAGCGTCTCGGCTTTGTGTTTCCCGGGGAGACCGCAGTTCATGTGCTTCATCCGGAAGCCGTAACCGGCGACGAGGATTCCAAGTCTGATTCGTCCTCGTCCTCGGAATCCAACAAGAAAGTGCTGCCATGGTACAGCGAGCTCGCCTACTCGTTCAAGAAAGCCGACGAGCCTGTGTCTCAATCAAAAGATGACAGCTCGGGCGGCTCTGATTCCGGCAATACGCAGGATGAACGGAACAACACGCAAGACAGCAATCAGACCAACACAGGGGAGGGAACCCAGCAGTGACC
This sequence is a window from Bifidobacterium breve DSM 20213 = JCM 1192. Protein-coding genes within it:
- a CDS encoding aldo/keto reductase yields the protein MKNQHTATLAGYEIPRLGMGTMALAIEGRPTNRNQAIETIHAALDAGVRYLDTAWSYYLPSKPGTGEPEDMGYGEYLVRDALNSWHGPKDEVLVATKTGWLRTLDNHGNYSWQADARPETMIANAKESARRLGVETLDLLYSHCNDPQVPYEDQMGALKQLVDEGVVRAVGISRIDNKDIEIAHTILGDRLVAVQNQFSPVHRDPDHTMEICEQLGLAFVCWSPLGGFLDPFNEHLFDRFKEVADNHGCSYQRVTLAWELAQYGNLFTIPSARNPQEIQDSFKAVTLELSDSEIDYLNDVISA
- the eno gene encoding phosphopyruvate hydratase encodes the protein MAAIESVYARQILDSRGNPTVEVYLETEDGAQGKGLVPSGASTGEAEAWERRDGDKSVYGGKGVLNAVKAVNEVIAPKIIGMDAADQRALDDLMIELDGTPNKGKLGANAILGVSLAALYASAESAGLPLYRYIGGTNGHILPVPNMNIMNGGAHADFATDIQEYMISPYGFDTYSEALRAGVEVYHTLKNVLKKEGLNTGLGDEGGFAPKMKSNEDSLKYIMDAISAAGYEPGKQIGICLDVASSEFYNKETGKYRFDGEERDSAYMLDYYENLINEYPIVSIEDPFNEEGWEDWAAITARLGDRLQFVGDDLLVTNPARLQKAIDLGAANSLLVKLNQIGSVTETLDAIELATANGYTSMVSHRSGETPDTTISDLAVAKNTRQIKTGAPARGERVAKYNRLLEIEEELGSTAQYAGYSAFKACKKYLAK
- a CDS encoding FtsB family cell division protein, with the translated sequence MSKSFRTGKSGKSGKVGKPGKATARKKNSAGPIAFFVSLFIVALGTIQLVSTFHTYALNLAELNGLKREEASLVAQKQELENDIKRWDDKAYVTAQARERLGFVFPGETAVHVLHPEAVTGDEDSKSDSSSSSESNKKVLPWYSELAYSFKKADEPVSQSKDDSSGGSDSGNTQDERNNTQDSNQTNTGEGTQQ